In Schlegelella aquatica, one DNA window encodes the following:
- the thrS gene encoding threonine--tRNA ligase translates to MVSVQLPDGSKREYPGPVTVAEVAASIGPGLAKAALAGRIGHGQEARLVDTSYRIEQDTALAIVTDKDPDGLEIIRHSTAHLLAYAVKELFPDAQVTIGPVIENGFYYDFAYKRPFTPEDLSAIEKKMAELAKKDEKVERRVLPRDEAVRYFKELGEHYKAEIIESIPSGEEVSLYREGKFEDLCRGPHVPSTGKLKHFKLMKVAGAYWRGDHRNEQLQRIYGTAWATKEELQQYLHMLEEAEKRDHRRLGRELDLFHIDDHAPGVVFWHPRGWAVWQEVEQYMRRVYRDNGYQEVKGPQLLDKTLWEKTGHWDKYRENMFVTESEKRDYALKPMNCPGHVLIYKQGVKSYRDLPLRYGEFGQCHRNEPTGGLHGIMRVRGFTQDDGHIFCTEDHILPECEAFTTLLQRVYRDFGFTEIIYKVATRPAARIGSDELWDKAEHALMESLRRSGCEFTVAPGDGAFYGPKIEYTLKDAIGRQWQCGTMQVDFNLAERLDAEYVGEDGARHRPVVLHRAIVGSLERFIGILIEQHAGALPVWLAPVQATVLNITDAQAEYAAQVTKTLRNQGLRVECDLRNEKITYKIREHSLQKVPFILVVGDKEKEAGTVAVRARGNQDLGTMSVDAFSQRIASDIAQRI, encoded by the coding sequence ATGGTTTCTGTGCAGCTTCCCGACGGTTCCAAACGTGAATATCCCGGCCCGGTGACGGTGGCCGAGGTGGCCGCTTCCATCGGGCCGGGCCTGGCGAAGGCGGCGCTCGCCGGGCGCATCGGCCACGGGCAGGAGGCCCGGCTGGTGGACACCAGCTACCGCATCGAGCAGGACACGGCGCTGGCCATCGTGACCGACAAGGACCCCGACGGCCTGGAGATCATTCGTCACTCGACGGCGCACCTGTTGGCGTACGCGGTCAAGGAGCTGTTCCCCGACGCGCAGGTGACCATCGGCCCGGTCATCGAGAACGGCTTCTACTACGACTTCGCGTACAAGCGGCCGTTCACGCCCGAGGACTTGTCGGCCATCGAGAAGAAGATGGCCGAGCTCGCCAAGAAGGACGAGAAGGTCGAGCGCCGCGTGCTCCCGCGCGACGAGGCGGTACGCTACTTCAAGGAGCTGGGCGAGCACTACAAGGCCGAGATCATCGAAAGCATCCCGTCCGGTGAGGAGGTCTCTCTCTATCGAGAGGGGAAGTTCGAGGACCTGTGCCGGGGCCCCCACGTGCCGAGCACGGGTAAGCTGAAGCACTTCAAGCTGATGAAGGTGGCCGGCGCCTACTGGCGCGGCGACCATCGCAACGAGCAGCTGCAGCGCATCTACGGCACCGCCTGGGCCACCAAGGAGGAGCTGCAGCAGTACCTGCACATGCTGGAAGAGGCTGAGAAGCGGGATCATCGCCGGCTCGGCAGGGAGCTCGACCTGTTCCACATCGACGATCACGCTCCGGGCGTCGTGTTCTGGCACCCCCGAGGCTGGGCGGTCTGGCAGGAGGTCGAGCAGTACATGCGGCGTGTCTACCGTGACAACGGCTACCAGGAGGTCAAGGGGCCGCAGCTGCTGGACAAGACGCTGTGGGAGAAGACCGGCCACTGGGATAAGTACCGCGAGAACATGTTCGTCACGGAGTCGGAAAAGCGCGACTACGCGCTCAAGCCGATGAACTGCCCGGGCCATGTGCTGATCTACAAGCAGGGCGTCAAGAGCTACCGCGACCTGCCGCTGCGCTACGGCGAATTCGGGCAGTGCCACCGCAACGAGCCGACGGGCGGCCTGCATGGCATCATGCGCGTGCGCGGCTTCACGCAGGACGACGGGCACATCTTCTGCACCGAGGACCACATCCTGCCCGAGTGCGAGGCCTTCACGACGCTGCTGCAGAGGGTCTACCGGGACTTCGGTTTCACCGAGATCATCTACAAGGTCGCGACGCGCCCGGCGGCCCGCATCGGGTCGGACGAGCTCTGGGACAAGGCGGAGCACGCCTTGATGGAGTCGCTGCGACGCAGCGGTTGCGAATTCACGGTCGCGCCTGGCGACGGAGCGTTCTACGGTCCGAAGATCGAGTACACCCTCAAGGACGCCATCGGCCGCCAGTGGCAGTGCGGCACCATGCAGGTGGACTTCAACCTCGCCGAGCGTCTGGACGCCGAGTACGTGGGCGAAGACGGTGCCCGCCACCGGCCCGTGGTGCTCCACCGGGCCATCGTCGGGAGCCTGGAGCGCTTCATCGGCATCCTGATCGAGCAGCACGCCGGCGCCTTGCCCGTGTGGCTGGCCCCGGTGCAGGCGACGGTGCTCAACATCACCGATGCCCAAGCCGAATATGCTGCCCAGGTGACCAAAACGCTGCGGAATCAAGGACTTAGGGTCGAATGCGATTTGCGCAACGAAAAGATCACGTATAAAATCCGGGAGCATTCCCTGCAAAAGGTGCCGTTCATCCTTGTCGTCGGTGACAAGGAAAAGGAAGCCGGCACCGTTGCCGTGCGTGCCCGGGGCAACCAAGATCTGGGCACCATGTCGGTGGATGCGTTTTCCCAGAGGATTGCGAGCGACATTGCCCAGAGGATCTGA
- the infC gene encoding translation initiation factor IF-3: MPNVERKHRLNREITAPEVRLNGPDNEPLGIVSLQEALRLAGEYDVDLVEIAPTASPPVCRLMDYGKFKYQEQKKAAEAKAKQHVIDIKEVKFRPGTDEADYQIKLRNLRRFLEEGDKGKVTLRFRGREITHQELGMRLLERVRDDLADVSVVEHMPKLEGRQMVMVLAPKKRK; the protein is encoded by the coding sequence GTGCCCAACGTCGAGCGCAAGCACCGTCTGAACCGGGAGATCACCGCGCCTGAGGTGCGGTTGAACGGGCCGGACAACGAGCCGCTCGGCATCGTGAGCTTGCAGGAAGCCCTGCGCCTGGCGGGCGAGTACGACGTGGATCTGGTCGAGATTGCGCCCACGGCCAGTCCGCCGGTGTGCCGGCTGATGGACTACGGCAAGTTCAAGTACCAGGAGCAGAAGAAGGCGGCGGAGGCCAAGGCCAAGCAGCACGTCATCGACATCAAGGAGGTGAAGTTCCGCCCGGGTACCGACGAAGCCGACTACCAGATCAAGCTGCGCAATCTGCGCCGCTTCCTGGAAGAGGGCGACAAGGGCAAAGTGACTCTGCGCTTCCGTGGCCGTGAGATCACTCACCAGGAGCTCGGGATGCGGCTGCTGGAGCGGGTGCGCGACGACCTGGCCGATGTGAGCGTCGTCGAGCACATGCCCAAGCTGGAGGGCCGGCAGATGGTGATGGTGCTGGCGCCGAAGAAGCGCAAGTGA
- the rpmI gene encoding 50S ribosomal protein L35 — protein MPKMKTKKSAAKRFRVRPGGTVKRGQAYKRHILTKKSTTRKRHLRGAANVHETNLGHVAQMMPFAGL, from the coding sequence ATGCCCAAGATGAAGACCAAGAAGAGCGCGGCCAAGCGGTTTCGCGTTCGTCCGGGTGGGACCGTCAAGCGCGGTCAGGCGTACAAGCGTCACATCCTCACGAAGAAGTCCACGACCCGCAAGCGCCATCTGCGCGGTGCGGCCAACGTGCACGAGACCAATCTGGGCCACGTCGCTCAGATGATGCCTTTCGCCGGTCTCTGA
- the rplT gene encoding 50S ribosomal protein L20: MPRVKRGVTARARHKKVLALAKGFRGRRKNVFRVAKQAVMKAGQYAYRDRRAKKREFRRLWIARINAASRELGLSYSKFMNGLKKASIEIDRKVLADLAVNDPAAFGSLVAKVKAQLAA; this comes from the coding sequence ATGCCTCGCGTCAAACGTGGTGTCACCGCCCGCGCCCGGCACAAGAAGGTGCTGGCCCTGGCCAAGGGTTTCCGTGGCCGTCGCAAGAACGTATTCCGCGTCGCCAAACAGGCGGTGATGAAGGCGGGCCAGTACGCCTATCGTGACCGCCGTGCGAAGAAGCGTGAGTTCCGCCGCCTGTGGATCGCCCGTATCAATGCGGCGTCCCGCGAGCTGGGCCTGAGCTACAGCAAGTTCATGAATGGCCTGAAGAAGGCGTCGATCGAGATCGATCGCAAGGTCCTGGCGGACCTGGCGGTCAACGATCCGGCCGCTTTTGGCAGCCTCGTGGCGAAGGTGAAGGCTCAACTGGCTGCGTGA
- a CDS encoding phenylalanine--tRNA ligase subunit alpha — MNELDQLVAAAQADFAAAATPAQLENAKARYLGKAGRITEHLKALAALSPEDKKAQGAAVNAAKQRIEAALTARRQQLAEAELQAQLEAEALDVTLPGRRRGMGGLHPVTRTMERIEQIFGSMGFDVADGPEIEADWFNFTALNTPEDHPARSMHDTFYVEGGHLLRTHTSPMQIRYAVQHVKKHRAVLDAGGSMPDIRVIAPGRTYRVDSDATHSPMFHQVEGLWVGENVSFKDLKSVYVSFLREFFETDDMRIRFRPSYFPFTEPSAEIDMMFNTGPLKGRWLEVSGSGQVHPQVIRNMGLDPERYIGFAFGSGIDRLAMLRYGVNDLRLFFDGDLRFLSQFK; from the coding sequence ATGAACGAGCTCGATCAACTGGTCGCTGCAGCGCAGGCGGACTTTGCGGCAGCGGCAACGCCCGCCCAACTCGAGAATGCGAAGGCGCGATATCTCGGAAAGGCCGGCCGCATCACCGAGCACCTGAAAGCTTTGGCCGCCTTGTCGCCGGAGGACAAGAAGGCCCAAGGTGCAGCGGTCAATGCCGCCAAACAGCGCATCGAGGCAGCCTTGACGGCACGCCGGCAGCAGTTGGCCGAGGCCGAACTGCAGGCCCAACTCGAGGCCGAGGCGCTCGACGTGACCTTGCCCGGCCGGCGCCGCGGCATGGGCGGCTTGCACCCGGTGACCCGAACGATGGAGCGCATCGAGCAGATCTTCGGCTCGATGGGCTTCGACGTGGCCGATGGTCCGGAGATCGAGGCCGACTGGTTCAACTTCACGGCCCTCAACACGCCCGAGGACCATCCCGCGCGCTCGATGCACGACACCTTCTATGTGGAAGGGGGGCATCTGCTGCGCACGCACACGAGCCCCATGCAGATCCGCTATGCGGTCCAGCACGTGAAGAAGCACCGTGCGGTGCTCGATGCGGGCGGTTCGATGCCGGACATCCGCGTGATCGCCCCCGGCCGCACCTACCGGGTGGACAGCGACGCGACGCACTCGCCGATGTTCCACCAGGTCGAGGGGCTGTGGGTCGGCGAGAACGTGAGCTTCAAGGATCTCAAGTCCGTCTATGTGAGCTTCCTGCGCGAGTTCTTCGAGACGGACGACATGCGTATTCGCTTTCGCCCGAGCTACTTCCCGTTCACGGAGCCGAGTGCCGAGATCGACATGATGTTCAACACCGGGCCGCTCAAGGGCCGGTGGCTCGAGGTGTCGGGCTCGGGGCAGGTCCATCCGCAGGTGATTCGCAACATGGGCCTCGACCCGGAGCGCTATATCGGCTTTGCCTTCGGCTCCGGCATCGACCGGCTGGCGATGCTGCGCTACGGCGTGAACGACCTGCGCCTGTTCTTCGACGGCGATCTGCGCTTCCTGTCGCAGTTCAAGTGA
- the pheT gene encoding phenylalanine--tRNA ligase subunit beta, whose translation MQFPESWLREFCNPPIGTQELADLLTMAGLEVEELRPVAPPFSQVVIARVLEVAKHPNADRLNVCQVDAGTGQTLQIVCGAPNVRAGIKVPCALVGAELPPGEDGKPFQIQLGKLRGVESQGMLCSARELKLSEDHGGLLILPEEAPVGQNLREYLRLDDTLFTLKLTPNLAHALSVHGIAREVSALTGAPLKSPSFTPAEVTHDQVLPVRIEAPDLCGRFSGRVIRNVNTRVRTPAWMIERLERCGQRSVSPLVDISNYVMFELGRPSHIFDLGKIQGGLAVRWARKGETLELLNGNTVELDEQVGVIADDKAVESLAGIMGGEATAVSDSTRDIYLEAAFWWPEAVAGRSRRFNFSTDAGHRFERGVDPATTVEHIERITQLILQICGGEAGPIDDHVVNLPQRTPVTLRVDRASKVIGMPVTQEQCAGVFRRLGLEFVEEPGRLTVTPPSWRFDLRIEEDLIEEVIRVLGYQHLPDTPPIAPVVPRTRPERQRGLHAVRHALAALDYQETVNFSFVEDRWERDFAGNDRPIQLLNPIASNLSVMRSSLIGSLVQVLRFNLARKASRVRVFEIGRVFLRDAAVPESDTTVAGVAQPLRVCALAYGPALPLQWGCDDRLVDFYDVKGDLEQLFAPRAVTLQKAEHPALHPGRSAAVWVEGRCVGHVGELHPRWKQAYELPHAPLVFELDAQAVSERSVPQYRPIPRQQSVWRDIAVIVRESVTHDALMAAVEAADAQGLVRGATLFDIYKPKDTTPEIGAGERSLALRLELLDEEATLTDERIEAAVQAVVGSLATRVGARLRG comes from the coding sequence ATGCAATTCCCAGAATCCTGGTTGCGCGAGTTCTGCAACCCGCCGATCGGCACGCAGGAGCTGGCCGATCTGCTCACGATGGCCGGGCTGGAGGTGGAGGAACTGCGGCCGGTGGCGCCGCCGTTCTCGCAGGTCGTCATCGCGCGCGTGCTGGAGGTGGCCAAGCACCCGAACGCCGACCGCCTGAACGTCTGCCAAGTCGATGCGGGCACGGGCCAGACGTTGCAGATCGTCTGTGGCGCACCGAACGTGCGTGCGGGCATCAAGGTGCCGTGCGCGCTGGTGGGCGCCGAGTTGCCTCCGGGCGAGGACGGCAAGCCCTTCCAGATCCAGCTGGGCAAGCTGCGCGGCGTCGAAAGCCAGGGGATGCTGTGCTCGGCCCGCGAGCTCAAGCTCTCCGAGGACCACGGCGGTCTGCTGATCCTGCCGGAGGAGGCTCCGGTCGGACAGAACCTGCGCGAGTACCTGAGGCTCGACGACACGCTCTTCACGCTCAAGCTCACGCCGAACCTGGCGCATGCGCTGAGCGTCCACGGCATCGCTCGTGAAGTCTCGGCGCTGACGGGTGCGCCGCTGAAGTCGCCGTCGTTCACGCCGGCCGAGGTCACGCATGACCAGGTGCTGCCTGTGCGCATCGAGGCGCCGGACCTGTGCGGGCGGTTTTCCGGCCGCGTGATCCGCAACGTGAACACGCGGGTGCGCACGCCGGCCTGGATGATCGAGCGCCTGGAGCGCTGCGGCCAGCGCTCGGTCTCGCCGCTGGTGGACATCTCGAACTACGTGATGTTCGAGCTGGGACGGCCGTCGCATATCTTCGACCTGGGCAAGATCCAGGGGGGTCTGGCGGTGCGCTGGGCCCGTAAGGGCGAGACGCTCGAATTGCTCAACGGCAACACCGTGGAGCTGGACGAGCAGGTCGGCGTGATCGCGGACGACAAGGCGGTCGAGTCGCTCGCGGGCATCATGGGCGGCGAGGCGACCGCGGTGTCGGACAGCACCCGCGACATCTACCTCGAGGCGGCCTTCTGGTGGCCGGAGGCGGTGGCGGGGCGTTCGCGTCGGTTCAACTTCTCGACCGACGCCGGTCACCGCTTCGAGCGCGGCGTGGATCCGGCCACCACGGTGGAGCACATCGAGCGCATCACCCAGCTCATCTTGCAGATCTGCGGCGGCGAGGCCGGCCCGATCGACGACCACGTGGTCAACCTGCCGCAGCGTACGCCCGTGACGCTGCGGGTCGATCGTGCCTCGAAGGTGATCGGCATGCCGGTGACCCAGGAGCAGTGCGCGGGCGTGTTCCGCCGGCTGGGCCTGGAGTTCGTCGAGGAGCCGGGGCGCCTCACGGTGACTCCTCCGAGCTGGCGCTTCGACCTGCGCATCGAGGAGGACTTGATCGAGGAGGTGATCCGTGTGCTGGGCTACCAGCACCTGCCGGACACCCCGCCGATCGCACCGGTGGTGCCGCGCACCCGTCCGGAGCGGCAGCGCGGCCTGCACGCCGTGCGGCACGCGCTCGCCGCGCTGGACTACCAGGAGACGGTCAACTTCAGCTTCGTGGAGGATCGCTGGGAACGCGACTTCGCGGGCAACGACCGGCCGATCCAGCTGCTCAACCCGATCGCCAGCAACCTGAGCGTGATGCGTTCGTCGCTGATCGGCAGCCTCGTGCAGGTGCTGCGGTTCAACCTCGCGCGCAAGGCCAGCCGTGTGCGGGTGTTCGAGATCGGCCGGGTGTTCCTGCGCGACGCTGCCGTGCCGGAGAGCGACACCACGGTGGCCGGCGTGGCGCAGCCGCTGCGCGTGTGCGCTCTGGCCTATGGACCGGCGCTGCCCTTGCAGTGGGGGTGCGACGATCGCCTGGTCGACTTCTACGACGTCAAGGGCGATCTGGAGCAACTCTTCGCACCGCGTGCCGTCACGCTGCAGAAGGCCGAGCATCCGGCGCTCCATCCTGGCCGTTCGGCCGCGGTGTGGGTGGAAGGGCGGTGCGTGGGGCATGTGGGCGAGCTGCACCCGCGATGGAAGCAGGCCTATGAGCTCCCGCACGCCCCGCTGGTGTTCGAGCTGGATGCGCAGGCGGTGAGCGAGCGGTCCGTCCCACAGTACCGTCCGATCCCGAGGCAGCAGTCGGTCTGGCGCGACATCGCCGTCATCGTCAGGGAGTCGGTCACCCACGATGCCCTGATGGCCGCGGTGGAGGCGGCCGACGCCCAGGGCTTGGTGCGGGGTGCGACACTGTTCGACATCTACAAGCCGAAAGACACCACACCCGAGATCGGGGCCGGCGAGCGCAGCCTCGCGCTGCGCCTGGAACTGCTCGACGAGGAGGCGACGCTGACCGACGAGCGGATCGAGGCGGCCGTCCAGGCGGTGGTGGGGTCGTTGGCGACCCGGGTGGGCGCGCGTCTACGAGGGTGA
- a CDS encoding integration host factor subunit alpha gives MDRVILPSIETPTLTKAELADLLFERLGLNKRESKDMVEAFFEIIHESLVRGEEVKLSGFGNFQIRRKAPRPGRNPRTGETIPIKARNVVTFHASHKLKGVVQGEIPPGGDFE, from the coding sequence ATGGACCGAGTCATCCTGCCGTCGATCGAGACCCCGACCTTGACCAAGGCGGAGTTGGCGGACTTGCTGTTCGAGCGGCTGGGCCTCAACAAGCGGGAATCGAAGGACATGGTGGAGGCGTTCTTCGAGATCATCCACGAGAGCCTCGTGCGCGGCGAGGAGGTGAAGCTGTCCGGCTTCGGCAACTTCCAGATCCGGCGCAAGGCGCCGCGCCCGGGCCGCAACCCGCGCACAGGGGAGACCATCCCGATCAAGGCGCGCAACGTCGTGACCTTCCACGCCAGCCACAAGCTCAAGGGGGTTGTCCAAGGCGAGATACCGCCCGGGGGAGACTTCGAGTAA
- a CDS encoding MerR family transcriptional regulator, with protein sequence MEKALPAIPAKRYFTIGEVSELCGVKPYVLRYWEQEFTQLKPMKRRGNRRYYQHHEVLLIRRIRELLYEQGFTISGARNQLAETGHSARGMAAASAELPRVAADTAPEAAIEGAGVTADAARPAAALAVSAAAAVPVAATRVSVPDLREELMAIRELLAV encoded by the coding sequence ATGGAGAAAGCGCTTCCAGCGATCCCGGCCAAGCGCTACTTCACCATCGGTGAAGTCAGCGAGCTGTGCGGCGTGAAACCGTACGTCCTGCGCTACTGGGAGCAGGAGTTCACGCAGCTCAAGCCGATGAAGCGGCGGGGCAATCGCCGTTACTACCAGCACCACGAGGTGCTGCTGATCCGTCGCATCCGAGAACTTCTGTACGAACAGGGGTTCACGATCAGCGGTGCCCGCAATCAGTTGGCCGAGACGGGCCACAGCGCGCGCGGGATGGCCGCTGCGAGTGCCGAGCTGCCGCGGGTGGCTGCAGACACGGCGCCCGAGGCTGCGATCGAAGGAGCGGGGGTGACAGCGGACGCGGCGCGCCCGGCGGCCGCCCTTGCGGTGAGCGCGGCGGCCGCCGTGCCGGTGGCAGCGACACGGGTGAGCGTGCCCGATCTGCGCGAGGAACTGATGGCGATCCGGGAGCTCTTGGCGGTTTGA
- the soxC gene encoding sulfite dehydrogenase: MDPKPASGRILKAPENFIDPSGVKQVFAEARQGRRDFIRRAFAAASAAVGGAAVASSNPVPATGGDPNILELPEHSKALGQPVVTRGYGLPSKYEANVQRRQSPGLTQTTQASVSFAPLQSLFGIVTPSGLHFERHHQGWWDIDPSKHRLMINGSDPKLLKTPMVFTMDELMRLPSVSRFHFIECGANTGMEWGNVAVPTVQYTHGMLSCSEFTGVPLRVLLDMAGVDYKRARFVLAEGADGSSMTRTIPMSLVESGEVLVAYGQNGEMLRPENGYPLRLVVPGVQGVSWVKYLRRLEVGDQPYGSKDEVLHYVDLMPDGTHRQYTSIQEVKSVVTTPSGGQVLLDKGYYCITGLAWSGRGKIVRVDVSVDGGRNWRQARLEQPVMSKCLTRFNLDWVWDGKPALIQSRAVDETGHVQPTYRQLRGVRGSRSIYHNNAIQTWLVQEGGEVKNVQLS; the protein is encoded by the coding sequence GTGGATCCGAAGCCAGCTTCCGGGCGCATTCTCAAAGCGCCGGAGAACTTCATCGACCCAAGCGGAGTGAAGCAGGTGTTTGCCGAGGCGCGGCAGGGCCGTCGGGACTTCATCCGCCGGGCGTTCGCGGCCGCCTCGGCTGCGGTGGGGGGCGCCGCCGTCGCGTCCAGCAACCCGGTGCCGGCCACCGGCGGGGATCCGAACATCCTGGAATTGCCGGAGCACAGCAAGGCCTTGGGGCAGCCCGTCGTCACGCGCGGCTACGGCTTGCCCTCCAAGTACGAGGCCAATGTGCAGCGCCGCCAGAGCCCGGGTTTGACGCAAACGACCCAGGCCTCGGTCTCGTTCGCTCCCTTGCAGTCGCTGTTCGGCATCGTGACGCCCAGCGGGCTGCACTTCGAGCGCCATCACCAGGGCTGGTGGGACATCGACCCGTCGAAGCACCGGCTGATGATCAACGGCTCGGACCCCAAGCTGCTGAAGACGCCGATGGTGTTCACCATGGACGAGCTGATGCGTCTGCCGAGCGTCTCGCGCTTCCACTTCATCGAGTGCGGGGCGAACACCGGGATGGAGTGGGGCAACGTCGCTGTGCCGACGGTGCAGTACACGCACGGCATGCTCAGTTGCAGCGAGTTCACGGGCGTGCCCCTGCGTGTGCTGCTGGACATGGCGGGGGTCGATTACAAGCGCGCCCGCTTCGTACTGGCAGAGGGCGCCGACGGCTCCTCGATGACGCGCACGATTCCGATGTCGCTCGTGGAGTCCGGTGAGGTGCTGGTGGCCTATGGGCAGAACGGCGAGATGCTGCGCCCCGAGAACGGCTACCCGTTGCGGTTGGTGGTGCCTGGCGTGCAAGGCGTGAGCTGGGTCAAGTATCTGCGCCGCCTGGAGGTGGGGGACCAGCCCTACGGCAGCAAGGACGAAGTGCTGCATTACGTGGACCTGATGCCGGACGGCACGCACCGGCAGTACACGAGCATCCAGGAGGTCAAGAGCGTGGTCACGACGCCTTCGGGCGGGCAGGTGCTGCTGGACAAGGGGTACTACTGCATCACGGGCCTGGCGTGGTCGGGCCGGGGCAAGATCGTTCGAGTGGATGTGTCGGTCGATGGCGGGCGCAACTGGCGGCAGGCGCGCCTGGAGCAGCCGGTGATGAGCAAGTGCCTCACTCGCTTCAACCTCGACTGGGTGTGGGATGGCAAGCCGGCACTCATCCAGAGTCGCGCGGTCGACGAGACCGGCCATGTGCAGCCGACCTACCGCCAACTGCGGGGCGTGCGCGGCTCCCGCTCTATCTACCACAACAACGCCATCCAGACGTGGCTCGTGCAGGAAGGCGGGGAGGTGAAGAATGTCCAGCTTTCGTAA
- a CDS encoding c-type cytochrome → MSSFRKALLLALAVGATAAVAAEPARFVGIGRAATPQEVAAWDIDVRPDFKGLPRGSGSVNRGMEVWEAKCAGCHGVFGESNEVFTPIVGGTSAEDVRTGRVARLKDNSYPGRTTMMKLATVSTLWDYIHRAMPWTAPKSLSVEEVYAVTAYILHLGGVVPEDFVLSDRNIAEVQARLPNRNGMQTQHGMWPGKEIGHGKPDVQGTNCMRNCPVEPKVASFLPDHARNAHGNLADQNRLVGAQRGAQTAPVAQPSPAAAAAARAQDVGALLRKHACVACHGVDQKIVGPALREVAARYADRSDAATYLAARIRSGGSGVWGAVPMPPQALPEADALAIGQWLAQGAK, encoded by the coding sequence ATGTCCAGCTTTCGTAAGGCGCTGTTGCTGGCCCTCGCGGTCGGGGCCACTGCGGCGGTGGCGGCCGAGCCGGCGCGCTTCGTCGGGATCGGCCGTGCCGCGACCCCGCAAGAGGTCGCTGCCTGGGACATCGACGTGCGCCCCGATTTCAAGGGGCTGCCGCGGGGCAGCGGCTCGGTGAACCGAGGCATGGAGGTGTGGGAAGCGAAGTGCGCGGGCTGCCACGGCGTCTTCGGCGAGAGCAACGAGGTCTTCACGCCCATCGTCGGTGGCACCAGCGCCGAGGACGTGCGTACGGGACGGGTGGCCCGCCTGAAGGACAACAGCTACCCCGGGCGCACGACAATGATGAAACTCGCCACCGTCTCGACGCTGTGGGACTACATCCACCGCGCGATGCCGTGGACGGCGCCGAAGTCGCTGAGCGTGGAGGAGGTGTATGCGGTGACGGCGTACATCCTTCATCTCGGCGGGGTGGTGCCCGAAGACTTCGTCCTCTCGGACCGCAATATCGCCGAGGTGCAGGCGCGGCTGCCCAACCGCAACGGGATGCAGACTCAGCACGGCATGTGGCCGGGCAAGGAGATCGGCCACGGCAAGCCCGACGTGCAGGGCACCAACTGCATGCGCAACTGCCCCGTCGAGCCCAAGGTGGCTTCCTTCCTGCCCGATCATGCGCGCAACGCCCACGGCAACCTCGCCGACCAGAACCGTCTGGTCGGGGCGCAGCGCGGCGCGCAGACCGCCCCCGTCGCGCAGCCGAGCCCGGCAGCCGCCGCGGCCGCGCGGGCGCAGGACGTCGGGGCGCTGCTGCGCAAGCACGCCTGCGTCGCTTGCCATGGGGTGGATCAGAAGATCGTGGGCCCGGCGCTGCGAGAGGTGGCGGCGCGGTATGCCGATCGCTCGGACGCGGCCACCTACCTGGCCGCCCGCATACGCTCCGGCGGGTCTGGCGTGTGGGGCGCGGTGCCGATGCCTCCGCAGGCCCTGCCGGAGGCCGATGCGCTGGCCATTGGACAGTGGCTGGCCCAGGGCGCCAAGTAG